A segment of the Eleutherodactylus coqui strain aEleCoq1 chromosome 6, aEleCoq1.hap1, whole genome shotgun sequence genome:
acgttagggctgatctacctcttctttcaccagcttcctaacgtcccccgcattgtattttttgccgcactggctacttacggccgctgaggctgaggtttcagctgtctctggggctggagcactcattactataccgatgctgcagacaccctgcgacctgtagtgctggtttgttctggcttctctcaggttcctattttttaaaaattttcgcaATCCTGtgctaagccctgccccctcctctCCTGATGCAGACGCAATGAcatcatcgcgctggacacgtgacgcggcgccccgcccccgccgtcaaagggcttcctggagcaccgcgctctaactcctgcagggaggacgagggggactgaggctcccgctttgtaccccccatgggccgccgcgggaggaacctgggccgggggttaccaccccatgtggcgtcccgggagtcgcctggcttggaagggaggacaggctgagccactgccctccgatccgcctgtaagtaatcctggctggcttctccaccagctcctctcagagatcctgcctcctggcaggacaggaagacactgaggaaagtggggaaggggggggagcttttaacctctcagtgtgttcctgtcctatcaggaggaggcaatctcaattggtgctgtcgtggagacgactggggaaaatgGCTTTACCATGATTAAAATAAAACGGGATTCCTGAAACAAAGGTGGTGGGCAAAACGTCATTGGGGCCAACTCTAATAATCCATGGACAGATAGTGTAcaatttttattcacatttttgtgttttatTGATAGAAGTCAATACTGACAACATTAttccaagtaaaaaaaattctgaaaacacCCGGCAGTGATCTGGACGATCTTCTAGAACATAATAGAAAATCAAATTGTAACAATCAGTCACTGGCATGAATATAAAATCTCAGGGTTCATCTTGTTGCGTATGATAAGGTATTGGTGCTAGAGACTCTGGATGGaagcgatgatgatgatgatcatgATGATGAATGGATGTTGTTGTCTTTATCCTCGTCATTATCGATTATTGGTTAGCTGCCAAGGGATTAAAGTTCCCCAATATTCAAAAGCGCTAAGAAAAGTAGAGGCACTGTAGTTGTCATGGTCAGTGCATGGTCCATACGCTCAAGTGTCAATCAACTGCAGTCTACTGATCTGATTGGATGCCTTCACGAAGGACTGGTGACGGTTACAGAGGACCGTCAGGCAGATGGGTATAATGCAGTAGCCGACTGTCCGGGGGTCAGCTCTGGTGCAGGAATAGAGGAAAAGGAAGAGCTGAAAGTAAGGGAGGAAGAAGAGAGCAGCCCAGAACCAAAATGGCAGGGATAGCAGGCGGGTCTTCAGGGAGTGTGTCCATGACACTTCTGCCGTGGGGTCTTGTGGTTTCGGCTGCACATGCTCTAGTGCTAGTCTGCTGTAAGTCTCGTTGATTTCAAAGACGTAATAGAAAGTGGCTGCGCTCACAAAGAGGTAGAGGCCCACTCCGATCCATCCCATCCGCTGCCGAAAATTCATCATTCTCCATGCTCCGCATCTGAAAGGACAAGGGTGTACAAGGACATTACAGGGGTCTGATGCTTAATCACTATAAAGGTCAACTTCTGCAACTTTTTCATAAACTTTGGATGACacttagaaaacaaaaaaaaacaaaactaacaaacaaaaaaaaaaacaacactgtcttgattgcccatagcaaccaatcacagagcagatttCATTTTTCAAGTGcactataaataaataaaagctgcaatgtgattggtcgctatgggcAACAACGTTTCTTTTTTTGACAGCTTTATAAATCTGCATTTTTAAGATCTTTGATTGCTGTCAGTGAGTTGAAAACTTGTAGAGACCTAATATTTCCCACAGCTGAGGATTGTCTGAGCCCAGACAATCCTCTGCGAGCCGAACATAGATCCCTCCTTTCCTAATAGTTTTGCTACAAGGTATCAATGCAGTGTCACCTGGAGGAATgtttgggtatgttcacatgtagtgtaTATGCCGCCGCTGATGTGTGGGTGGGTAATATGCGAGATATTACAGTGCAAACTAAGTGCATAAAATGATGAGGATTTTTCCATGTCATGTTAACGCTCCGAAATTTTCACAGCAGATGTCATTCTTGAGCGGGGTGAAATCCACAACGAGGTCTGAATGTAACACATTTTAACTGATTTTGCACCACAGTAAATACGTCCCATGTGGACCTACCTGTACAGGGTTTATTACTATTGTGTAATCCTCTGTGGACTCCAGACTGACCCttttatctgcactgatacattgttgtaaatcaggacaggagagagatctgtgctgctgatgtgtttcCCTCACAGAGGCTTGTCTAGAGAGAATACATTGCAATACCCCTCAGTATTAGATATGTACAGGTTCGAAGTCgtttaggcctaatgcacacggatgtttcacgcggcggaaatccactgaGTTATTCTATTGATCCCAATAGCTGTCCGCCTTTCAATGTTCACGCCACGGAATaccacggcatgctctaattgcagcAGAAAAATGcagtcggcttccattgaagtcaatggaagccgtcagtcacACGATacctccgctgtgagcacagcagaggtATCGTGTGATTATGCATCCCTGCCCCTTGCGTCATCCCACCCTGCCGGCGCGTCaaacgctgtactgcgcatgcacgtcaGCTTGAGGGACAGATATAGCGCGGCAGATCTGGGGAGTATGGgggtttcgggggggggggggcgccgtgacggactcctcTGCCATATTACACTgcgagtccgtcacggccgtgggcatgaggcctagggGTCCCTTTACCCTAATGCAAGAAATCGTTGCAATGAAAAAACGATGAGACATTGGTTGCTTTAAAATACAGACAGCTTACACATGCATATAATAGTTTAAAGGGTCACTCtggagaaaacacatttttccatgcctgatTCTTCAACTGAGTGCCTCCCACACTGttgtgg
Coding sequences within it:
- the LYSET gene encoding lysosomal enzyme trafficking factor, which translates into the protein MMNFRQRMGWIGVGLYLFVSAATFYYVFEINETYSRLALEHVQPKPQDPTAEVSWTHSLKTRLLSLPFWFWAALFFLPYFQLFLFLYSCTRADPRTVGYCIIPICLTVLCNRHQSFVKASNQISRLQLIDT